From the Garra rufa chromosome 17, GarRuf1.0, whole genome shotgun sequence genome, one window contains:
- the LOC141289219 gene encoding nuclear GTPase SLIP-GC-like, whose product MLQKYLRSLNKSINRELARDYVNKAKGHLSLIQSGQLNEDKKRIEMKVNEFKKNLKKSLNELDKYFDSIYNDLEQHLSEGVKESVQLCVDSTEKLIASNTNGRGFHKILAALCKNYGCYWSKNWDVIIDLNKTLAKHLHKHIYYDFCQIFPVTGKTRKSVYEQIDQFSIIQSDSACPSSDILYHIHNFIKIEEIKLKAALNRDIVDKKKEIYSSIQITIVKEMASCYQKAAAVKGTGSMKKMQDLLITTVDEKKQDMFNKAKMEVLTRFKILKRDIKSALQDELEEAIERSQSQTSEKRQKDVSREIEELDRLLEQLPD is encoded by the exons ATGCTGCAGAAATATCTGAGGAGTCTTAACAAGAGCATTAACAGAGAACTGGCCAGAGATTATGTCAATAAAGCAAAGGGACATTTGTCCTTGATCCAAAGCGGCCAGCTGAATGAAGACAAGAAAAGG ATTGAAATGAAAGTCAACGAATTTAAGAAAAACCTAAAGAAGTCACTAAATGAACTGGACAAATATTTTGACAGCATTTATAATGATTTGGAACAGCATCTCTCAGAGGGAGTGAAAGAATCAGTGCAATTATGTGTTGATTCCACAGAGAAATTGATAGCCTCT AATACAAATGGAAGGGGGTTCCATAAAATCCTTGCAGCTTTGTGCAAGAATTACGGATGCTATTGGTCAAAAAACTGGGATGTCATTATAGACCTGAACAAGACATTGGCCAAacatttacacaaacacatttattatgATTTCTGTCAGATTTTTCC TGTGACTGGAAAAACTAGGAAGTCAGTGTATGAACAGATCGATCAATTCAGTATCATCCAGAGTGACTCTGCTTGCCCCAGCTCTGACATACTATATCACATTCACAACTTCATCAAAATCGAG GAAATTAAACTGAAGGCAGCGCTCAACAGAGACATTGTTGACAAGAAGAAGGAAATCTACTCATCAATACAAATAACAATTGTGAAAGAAATGGCATCTTGCTATCAGA AAGCTGCAGCTGTAAAAGGAACAGGATCCATGAAGAAAATGCAAGACCTGTTAATAACCACAGTTGATGAGAAAAAACAAGACATGTTCAACAAAGCAAAAATGGAAGTGCTAACAAGGTTTAAAATTCTAAAG CGGGACATAAAGAGTGCTCTTCAAGATGAACTAGAGGAAGCAATAGAACGCTCACAATCACAAACCAGTGAAAAGAGACAGAAGG ATGTCTCCAGAGAGATTGAAGAGCTGGACAGACTTCTAGAGCAACTGCCTGACTGA